Within the Acinetobacter radioresistens DSM 6976 = NBRC 102413 = CIP 103788 genome, the region GTTGTGAAGCGGGTATGCCGCGTAGGGCAAAATGTATCAGCCAAGCCGGTACGCGCGAGCGTACATGAACAATATCTGGTTGATACTGCATAATTAATTTTCGAAGTGAGCGAATTTGCCATAAACTGGACAATGATTTCTTGTGAACAGGCAATGTTAAGTGAGTAGAACCCTCGGCTTCTAACTGGGCCACCAGCCGGCCACCATTGGACACGACCAGAGATTGATGACCTTGGCTGACCAGTGCCCGTGCAATTTCAAGTGTCCCGCGCTCTACACCGCCACTATTGAGCTCTGGAAGCAGTTGCATCACTTTCATATTTATTCTCTTGTTAAATAGGGGGCTCATTGCACTGTTGAATTACTATTTTCAATAGCTCAATAAATTTTGTCATAGCCTTCTGGACGGCTTTTAAAACGGCGATGAAACCACATGTACTGTGTAGGCGCAATCCGTAGCTGTTGCGCAATAATGGAATTTACCCGGGTTGCATCAGCTACTTCGTCTTCACTTGGAAACTGCTCAAGTGCGGGCTCAAGCAAGATACGGTACTTGGGATCCTTAATATCACCATAACGATAAAAATATAAGGGGATGGCAACTGCCCTGGAAATTTTCAATAAGCGCCGATGAGCAGTCACTGTAGCGGCAGGCACTCCGAAAAAAGGCGCCATTACACCCTGTTTTAATCCAAAATCCTGATCCGGACTATACCAGATCGCACGGCCATTTTTCAGGTGTCGAATGAGGCCGCGCATGTCATCATGATCAATCTGATGGGTATAGATGGTTGCCCGGCAGCGGTAAATCAGCATATCTAAAAGCGGATTATTTTGAGGGCGGTACACCACATCTGGACTGAAATATTGAGAGCAGATATAACCGCCAGCATCTAGCAAGGTGCTATGGGTACCAAGCAGTAATACACCTTGCTGTCGGGCTTGTGCCTGGTTTAAGTATTCAAGTCCTTCAATACTCACCCGGCCATTAAACCAGGTAGGGCTATACCAGGCATTCAAGGTTTCAAAAACCCCCAGCATCATGTCAATAAATACCTCACGGGCCTGCTGCTGAACTTGTTCCTCTGTCCACTCTGGAAAGCATACTTCAAGATTACGGACAGTAGTTTTTCGACGTGATTTTAGCCGTTCAAATGCTACATTGCCCAGAAATTTTGCCATACGGTGCTGGACTGCCCAAGGTAGTATTGCCAGTAACATCAGAAAGACAATCGCAAGCCAAATGCCCCAATACTGTGGTAACAAAAAAGACCACTGAAATTCACCTGGCGTATAGTGCTGCTTCTTGCTCATAAATCCTGACAATACTGTGCCTCAAAAGTGCCGACAGTTTAGCATGAACTGTTTTTGAAAAGAAAAACCGCTGTCCGTTACCTGAAACACTTAATTGGTAGCACTTCTTATCTGGTTACATACGTGTTTTACCGCTAAATATGAAAGAACAAAAATTCAAATAAAGAAGGAGACAGTACATGAAACAGTTTCGTCTGATTCATGGAGATATTACCGGAATTAGAATTGATGCCATAGTAAATGCAGCCAATAGTACCCTGCTGGGAGGTCATGGTGTAGATGGTGCCATTCATCAGGCTGGTGGGGCTGATATAATTGAAGAGTGCAGACAGATTAGGGCACGCCAAGGAAGCTGCACAGTCGGTGAAGCTGTAATGACAACTGGGGGCCGCTTGCCAGCCCAGTATGTGATTCATACTGTCGGGCCAATATGGGAAGAGGGAAAGGCAAATGAGCGTACACTACTCTCGCAGGCTTACCAAAACAGTTTTGCATTGGCTGAACAGCACTATCTGACTGGCATTGCCTATCCCAACATATCAACAGGTGTATATCGCTTTCCTAAGGTGGAAGCAGCTGCCATAGCTATTGATACTCTGATTCCACTATTAAAAAATTCGGAAACAGTACAGGAAGTTGCACTGGTATGTTTTGATCTGGAGAATTTTGAATTGTATGAAGAATTATTAAAGCAGCGGCTCCTGGAACAGCAGGAACTCAAATTGAAAATTGAAGCCTGAACCTGTATCTGGTAACAAGTTCAGGCTATTTGTTTAGCCGTTTTGCGACATTGCTTCAAGCTCAGTCCAGCGGTCCAGTTTTTCAAGCAAGAGCTCTTCAATTTCTGACAAACGCTGTGAAGCCTGTGTTGCTGCATCTGCATCTGTTACAAACCAGGAACCATCTGCCAGTTTTTCATTTAATTGAGCCTGTTCCGCTTCAAGCTGCTCAATTTCGGCAGGGAGCTGTTCCAGTTCCCGCTGATCCTTGTAACTCAGCTTTGCCTTTTTAGGCATGGTTACGGTCTCTGCTTTTGCTTGAGCTTTTTTTACATCCGCTTTTTGGTCTACTACTTTCTGGTCTGGCCGCTGCATCAGATAATCCTGATAGCCACCCACATATTCTTCAATGTGGCCTTTGCCATCAAAGACCCAAGTCGATGTTACGACATTATCCATAAAGGCACGGTCATGGCTGATCAGAAGCAGCGTACCTTTATATTCAGCCAGCATTTCCTCAAGCAGCTCCAATGTAACCATATCGAGGTCATTGGTTGGCTCGTCCATGACAATCAGGTTAGACGGTTTAAGCAGTAATTTAGCCAGCAATACGCGGTTCCGCTCTCCTCCTGATAGTGCTTTAACTGGTGTGCGGGCACGCTCTGGTGAAAACAGGAAGTCCTGCAGGTAACTGTAAATATGACGGCGCTGGCCATTTACATCGACGAAATCTGAGCCTTCGGATACATTCTCTGAAACTGATTTCTCCAGATCAAGCTGGTTACGTAGCTGATCGAAGTAAGCCACTTCTAGCTGGGTACCGACCTTGACTGTACCTTGATGTGGAATATCACCGAGTATTGCCTTGATCAGGGTGGTTTTGCCCACACCGTTGTCGCCGACCAGACCAATACGGTCGCCACGCAGTACAATCGCCGAGAAATCCTTAATTAACACCTGGTCATCATAAGAAACACTGAGATGCTCAATATCAAATACCAGTTTGCCAGACCGTTGAGCTTCCTGTACCCCCATATTGACTTTGCCCTGTTGGAAGCGGCGTGCCTTGGATTCTTCACGTAAAGTCTTTAATGCACGGACACGGCCTTCGTTACGGGTACGTCTGGCTTTAATACCCTGACGAATCCAGGCTTCTTCTTCAGCCAGTTTTTTCTCGAACAGGGCATTTTGTTTTTCTTCTGCTTCAAGCTGTTGGGCTTTCAGGTCCAGATAACGTGAATAATTTCCTTCAAAGCTGCGCAGGGTACCACGGTCAAGTTCAACAATACGGGTAGCCAGCCGGTCAACAAAAGAACGGTCATGTGAAATAAACAGTAAGGTCAGATTATTCTGATCCATAAGAAATTTTTCTAGCCATTCAATACTCTCGACATCCAGATGGTTGGTGGGTTCGTCAAGCAGCAGTACATCCGGCTGGGTAAGCAGTGCACGGGCCAAAAGAACCCGGCGCTTACGTCCACCTGACAGATCAGCCAGATCAGCATCCGGATCTAAGCCCATCTTGCTAAGAATATTATTGACCTTGTTTTCTAATGCCCAGCCATCAAGCTGATCCATTTTATGCTGTAGCAGGCCCATACGGTCACAGGCTTCCATATCACCAAGTACGCAGGCATCACTGGCTTCATGATAATCCTTGAGTACCTGGGCAGCTTCGCCTGCTCCGTCGGCTACAATGTCAG harbors:
- a CDS encoding LpxL/LpxP family acyltransferase, with translation MSKKQHYTPGEFQWSFLLPQYWGIWLAIVFLMLLAILPWAVQHRMAKFLGNVAFERLKSRRKTTVRNLEVCFPEWTEEQVQQQAREVFIDMMLGVFETLNAWYSPTWFNGRVSIEGLEYLNQAQARQQGVLLLGTHSTLLDAGGYICSQYFSPDVVYRPQNNPLLDMLIYRCRATIYTHQIDHDDMRGLIRHLKNGRAIWYSPDQDFGLKQGVMAPFFGVPAATVTAHRRLLKISRAVAIPLYFYRYGDIKDPKYRILLEPALEQFPSEDEVADATRVNSIIAQQLRIAPTQYMWFHRRFKSRPEGYDKIY
- a CDS encoding O-acetyl-ADP-ribose deacetylase; its protein translation is MKQFRLIHGDITGIRIDAIVNAANSTLLGGHGVDGAIHQAGGADIIEECRQIRARQGSCTVGEAVMTTGGRLPAQYVIHTVGPIWEEGKANERTLLSQAYQNSFALAEQHYLTGIAYPNISTGVYRFPKVEAAAIAIDTLIPLLKNSETVQEVALVCFDLENFELYEELLKQRLLEQQELKLKIEA
- a CDS encoding ATP-binding cassette domain-containing protein, with the protein product MAYITLRDVQLAFGGPALLDGANFTLERGERVCLIGRNGEGKSTLLKLIEGSLLPDRGEVSIQNGVTISMLAQDVPMDSGKVADIVADGAGEAAQVLKDYHEASDACVLGDMEACDRMGLLQHKMDQLDGWALENKVNNILSKMGLDPDADLADLSGGRKRRVLLARALLTQPDVLLLDEPTNHLDVESIEWLEKFLMDQNNLTLLFISHDRSFVDRLATRIVELDRGTLRSFEGNYSRYLDLKAQQLEAEEKQNALFEKKLAEEEAWIRQGIKARRTRNEGRVRALKTLREESKARRFQQGKVNMGVQEAQRSGKLVFDIEHLSVSYDDQVLIKDFSAIVLRGDRIGLVGDNGVGKTTLIKAILGDIPHQGTVKVGTQLEVAYFDQLRNQLDLEKSVSENVSEGSDFVDVNGQRRHIYSYLQDFLFSPERARTPVKALSGGERNRVLLAKLLLKPSNLIVMDEPTNDLDMVTLELLEEMLAEYKGTLLLISHDRAFMDNVVTSTWVFDGKGHIEEYVGGYQDYLMQRPDQKVVDQKADVKKAQAKAETVTMPKKAKLSYKDQRELEQLPAEIEQLEAEQAQLNEKLADGSWFVTDADAATQASQRLSEIEELLLEKLDRWTELEAMSQNG